The Macaca fascicularis isolate 582-1 chromosome 13, T2T-MFA8v1.1 sequence AGGACTGGAGGCACGACCCATTTAATCCACCTTGAGGCCCAGCCAGCACAGCCCACCTCTCCTCTCCAGGCCAGGGCCCCACACACGTTCCGCCTGACAGCCAGCCAAGCTCTGCAGTGCCCCGCCCTCCACCTGCCAGGGAGGCTCCAGGCATCATACCTGCCACCACAGGGTAGGTCTGGTGAGTCGACAGGTTGCGCCCCAAGGGCGTGTTGGAAGGGGTCAGGGTGGCCTTCCCGTCGTCCAGGCTGCTGTTGAGCAAGGGCAGCGGGTAGAGGCCCTGGGGAGCAAAGAGAAGTCAGCGCACAGAGATGATCCGACAAGCCGACCTTCCTGCAGACCTTGAGCCTGTCCTAGGGCTTAGCAGCCCTAATCTCCCCAGGAGATTTCCTCATCGTCCCCTTCTTCCTTTACGTTCTCAACTCCACTCAGCACTTTTCGTTCATGCTCATTGTCCTCCTGCATCCCTGGAATTCAAGGCCAGCTGGTGGCATGGGTGCTCTGGTGTGGGATAGAGGGTCTCAGCCGGAGGACCACACCCTGGCTAGATGGCTGGTCGGCTTCCTGGTTTCACCACACTGTTGTGACCCACAGAATACAGGACGGTGCCAAGGACTGGAGCAGTCTCCAACCGGACTGTTCGGGTCCTTCCATCTGTGATTCTTCCCCAGATAGGGAACCCAGGCACAGAGGTTTAAGAAACTTGTCCCACTTCCATATGGACCAAAGATAGGATTCAGACTTGAGGGATCAGAATGCCTCTGCTGTCAACCACTGTCCCAAACTGGGTGACCTAAGGACCACTTCTTACATTTGCAAAGAGCTTACATCAGAGCTTTGCCTCTGTTGTCCTAGTAGAGTCCCCCAGCAGCCCAGTGACATGGGTGAGTAATATTATGTCTGTTATTGATTTTATACGTGGAGCCTGGAACTCAGAGAGGTAAATGGCCTAGTTTTGTGTAATGAAACTGAGACTAAACCCAAGATTTCGGCTGTGGACCCAGGTGCTTTACCCATCACGtggatttcttcttttctgtctccaCATCCAAACAAATAGAAGTGTGCAAGTTCAGCTTGAAAATGGTAtttagagttttttttgttggaaacactctttatCAAGTACCTGTGGGTCTTCATCAATAAGACCTCATTTTAAATGCCTCGTGGCCTCCCCTTGCCAGGAGCACAGCTGTGACCTTAGGTACTCCTTCTGAAAAGAACTTGTTTAACTAAAGGCAAGTGTGCCTCATCCTCACCATGGCCTCCTCCCACCGGGGAAGCAGATAGCACAGAAAAAAGAACACATCCATTCCCCACATACCTTCACACACGTCACATACCTGCTACATGAGATATGCAAAGCTGAATTCAGGGAATGCTCAGTGGTTACATAACAGTGCCACTAAAGGCAATTGTTTTCAGTGATTTCCATCAAGCTGGGTTCTGCAAAGATCCACAGCACTTTCCGGTTGCATGCTGGGCACTTTTGGAAGCTGCAGTCAATTCTGGAGGCCACCAGGGCACCATTAGCACATAGCAGCAATTACTGACTAAATGGTGCTCTGGTTCCATGCCTTCCAAGGGGGCTCACTTAGAGGCAGGGTGGAGTTGCttagggccttttttttttttttgagacggagtttcgctcttgttgcccaagctagagtgcaatggcgcgatcttggctcactgcaacctctgcctcccgggttcaagtgattcccctgcctcagcccgagtagcagggactacaggcgtgtgctaccataccaggctaattttttatatctttagtagagatgggggtttcaccatgtttgccaggctagtcttaaactcctgacgtTGTAATCCGCCTggctcgacctcccaaagtgctgggattacaggcgtgagccaccacacctggccagggtcTAGGTTACTGAAATTGAACAAAACATATAATTTCTAGAGAGtgtaagaaaagtttaaaatgctTTATGGATGTGTTGTTTTGACAGCAAAATATCTACTCAGAATCCTGTAGCTATTTCAAAATTCAAGTAACTTAAAAATACCTATATAGTCAAAATATTTTGGTGATTTTGTATTCAATAGCTGAAACTTCCCAGTGAttattggacttttttttttttttttttttttagctggaatTGAACTTGAATTGGGGCAGAGCAGCACGATGCTTCAGAACTTCAGCAAGTCTGAGCCCTGGTTCTGCAATGACTTGCCAGGTAGCTTTAGTCTGCTTGACTGCTCTGAAGCTTAATTTTCTCACCTGTATGGGAGTCATAGACTCTATGAGGCTGATGTAAGCATTACATGAAATTTTATATACTTATACATAACGTGCTTAGCACCGAATACTTGGTGACAACAGATGCCCAGTGAGAGTTATCATAGATATTATTTCAGAATCATGTGAAGAGTCAGAAGCCAccaaattcttcatttctgtcagtAAGCCGATATTCATATTCTGCTGATGTTTTTTGAtgcatttgtaaaatagggaaaTAAAAGCTGTATGACTTCTAGCTATGTCTGGTCATGAAATAGCAACCAGGAATAACATGATGTTTCTGTTGAACACTTCCCCCTgccctttgttgttgttgttgttgtttttttttcagagggagccttgctgtgtcacccaggctggagtgcagtggcacaatcttggcttactgcaacctctgcctcccaggttcaagtgattctcctgcctcagcctcctgagtagctaggattacaggtgcatgccaccagttctggctaatttttgtatttttagtagatatgtgatattgccatgttggccaggctggtctcaaactcctgacctcaggtgacccgttcacctcagcctcccaaagtactgggactacaggtgtgggccaccgtgcctggtccccCACTTGTTGATTTTACAGAAAAGATGGCTGTGTTACAACCTGTTAAGGTCAGGTATGAGTACTTGTGCTTCATTCTTGGCTCCCCAAGCCAGCGGGCCTTCCTATGCCCAGGTGAGAGAGCACGGAGTGTTACTTTGGCAGCACAGTCAGTTACCAGAGGTGGGAAAAGCAAAGGCCAGGCAGGACATGAGGGGCCCTTGCACTGGCTGGTTCTCCCTGCCCTTCACCACCCTCCAGGTGAATGACTGGGTGAGTAATGATTTACTGAGGAGGTAATGAATAATTTATGGACACTGCTggacctcagtctcctcatctgaaaGATGAGTGGTTGGAGAAGTTCAATGGtattcaaatgcttttttttttcagtcttcaaATACGTATTTACGTAGAGGCACCATATCTGAAGCAGGTGACAGTGGACCAGTCTGAATGAAATGAGGATTGGCAGGCCTGAGCTCCAAAACCTTCTGGTTGCCCGAGCCCTCCTTGTCTTGCTTGGCCTTGGATTATCTCCACACAAATGGAGAAACTGGATGAGGTGGTCACAGAGGTCTCTGCAAGCTCAAAGACTTTCTCATTCCAGGATCCCCCCTGTTCATATGCCAGCGTGACATGGGAGTGCTCTGTAGTCAAGCAGGGTCCTTTGGAGGGCTTAGGGATGGAGTCAGGAAATGGCTCTGGGACTCAGTGGGTGTCCAGAGTCTTATCAGCAGGGTTTCTTTACTTTCACtgggtggctggtgcctgtacaCTGAGTTTTGCAGGCTTGCTCTCACAGAGCGAGCTTCCTGCAGGCTCCCCACTGCAACCCCCTTTCCTTCCTGGAGCTGTGTGCTGACTGGTAGGTGAGCACCCAGGCCCTCTCCCCATGGCTGCTGACGGCCAGCTTTCTCTGCACCCTCGTGGTTGCCACAGTCAAAGCTGATAAAATTGCTGATGCAGATTGCCTGCCCAGCTGCGAGTGCTGGCACGGGACCAGCAGCCCAGACGGTCACTGGAAGTGGTTGGGCTGATTATTGGCATCATCTCCATTGTCCTACTCAGTTCTTAAAGGCATATGGGCTTGCCTCACTCCTACAGCAAATGACGGCATGGGCAAAGAGGGGCAACAGACACCACCCTGAAGACACTCCTCATCTGGTTGACTTGGTGGGGTTAAGGGAAAAAGATGTGATGACTAGGGACTGAGAGCTCGGTGGTTCTGCCAGAGCTGCAGAGTCTTTGTTGGCCTCGGGGTGGGACCTCTCACATCTCTGTCAGCTTGTCACAGATGCCAACCTGTTATGATTCATTTCACCTGTCCTGAGCACTAGCAAGAAAAATTCCCTGTAGCTTGTGATGTATTATTCTGAATTTCTCaactcattcattcgttcattcattcactataCCATTACTCTCTATTATAAGGGGGGCACAATGGTAGGTGCTGGGAATAAAAACGACGTTTCATGTTTCATGAGGCTTCTCTGTCCTTAAGGAGTCCGCATGTCTTTGTACCTCTCTGTCTGCCACATTATTAAGCTACACTGTGAGAAGCTACTGAGAGCGGCATGTGGGACATGCAGAAGGACAAGAGGTGGGAGAGATGATTCATGTCGGAGAGGCAGGGGAGCACTCACGGAGAGGGTGATGTTTGAGCCGAGTCATGAAGGCTAGTGGTATTTTTCCATGCAGAGAAGTGGGAGGAAAGGCATTCTGTGTGGAGGGCACACGGTGTGCAAGGGCAGAGAGATGTGAGCGAGGGTGGCGTGCTTGCGGCCATGAGTAATGCAAGAGCATGGGGGTGTGCAGGATGAGTGGCCAAAGGCGGGGCTAGGAAGTGGTGGCTGAGGTCATTATGTGAAGGCTTTGTGCTACTGCTTCAGAGTTGTGGAACCCGACCTCGAGGTCTGGGGAAGATGCTGATGGCAAGGGATGGCATCATCAGGTTGTGCTGCCATCCCTGAAAGGCCCAGGCTCAAAGGTTTTGGGTTAAGTAAGCCAGGAGGGttagaaagagaggaagatgcCAGGGCATCTGGTAAGATAAAGCATGTGTCAGGCTTGGAGTTGCATGAGGCAGGTGCCCTGAGCCCATTGATGCAACTTCCAGCTGCTTTGGTGGCGGAGCGCAGGCACATTTGGAGAGCACACCTTGCTCTGGCCCCTGCCCACTCTGTTCACCTCCCAGGGCCCAGCTTCTCACCTGCTCGCCTTTGGTGTGGCTGGGGGAAGCATAGGCCTCCGGGTAGTGCTGCCGCTCAAATGGGCACTCGAGTGGCTCGAGGTGGTGCTGGCTGAAGGCGTCTGTGCGAAGGTGCTTTCGGGGTCCGCTGCTGCTGCTCTGTGAGTCGATGCTCAGCCGGCAGCTATCCTGATCACCTGGTACCCCCCAGTCAGGAAGAAAGCTTTTAGGGGACATATCTACTCATGCCTTAGGCCAAAGTAGAGGACTGACTCCAAGCCGACTCACTGTGGAGGGAGAAAAAGGGCCAGCCACCTGGGCCCAGGAGCCTTGGCCAACTGACAGACAGGACATGTGACAGTCACATGCCGAGCTCCTACAGAGTCCCATGTCATAAGTGGAAAGGCTTCTGTCCCCATCAAAGCCTGAGCAAACTGCCCTCGTGCACCCCCGCTGCCCCCCTGTCCCAGCACTCACTGTCATCCATTTTCCTCTTGTCACTGCCAGGCTGAGCGATGCCCAGGAGCCCATTGATGGAGTAGGTGGAGCCCAGGGAATCCGACTGGGGTGACTCTGGAGGAGTTACAGCTGAGCTGGGGACTGCAgcgggggagagggagagagtcaGGGGTGGGACACTCCTCAGTCCTGGGTGACTCTGGGGGAGTTACAGCTGAGCTGGGGACtgcagtggggagagggagagagtcaGGGGTGGGAGTGACACCCCTCACAGGCCTGGGGTGACTCCAGGGTGACTGCGGGGGGTACGGGGAGAGGGTCAGGGTGCAGGAGTGACACCCCTCACAGCCCCTGCTGACACTGTGGAGGAGGCAGCAAGCCGAGCCGTGGACTGAGCCCCAAAGGGGCTCAGGTCCTTCCTCCAGGGGGCCTGCTGGTGGGAGGGATTCTTGGAGTCAGAGCTGTCTCAAATGTTTGCACCTCTCCATAGTTCAGTGAATCTGCCCTGGGAACAGGCCAGATTTTGTCATAGTGGCACAGCTCCGTCCACACATGGgtttgtgaatagtactgtgcacagctgtgtctgtgtgggtgtgtctgtgtgtgcctctgtgtatgtgtgggtgcACTGAAGGATGTGTGGGTACACTGAAGGATGTGTGTGCATCCAGGTCTCTCAGCACTCACTCAGCGTGTGTCCGGGGCTCAGGGACTTGGTGGCCACGCAGCTGTCCATAGGGAGGTTGAATGGTTGCTGCACTTTGGTCCGGATGATTCTGTGATGAAGAGAAGAAAGGCcatgagagagaagaggaggaaagagaactCACGGCTGCCCCAGACCCAGTTGCCTTTTTGACACTCCTTTGGGTATCTCAAAGGCACTTGAAACTCAACTGTTCACAGTAAAGTCCGTGACCCTACTCTGCACGCCTAGTCCTCCCCAGTTGTCCGTATTTCATGATTGGTACCATCAGTCGCTCAAGGCCAAAACAGAGATGGGGCTTAACATCTGCTTCCCTCTCTTTCCAATCAAACCCATCATCGAGTTCTGTGTTTTGACCTTGTGAACCTCGCCAATGTTGacccctctcttcttctctccatcAGCACCTTAGTGCATGTCACCACCACTGTTCCACGGTCACTCACTGGCCCACGCCCATCCCCTCTTGATCCTTTCTAAGTGATTCTCCCTACTGCTGCCACAGTGGACTTTCTGAAATGCAAGTTGACCACCTGCTTAAAATCTGCCAACAGTTTCCCATTGCTTTATGACCAAACGCAAGAAGGTATAACAGCTCCCAGCCTCTGAAAGGCCACCTCTGCTGGCATCTTCAACTTCAGCCTATCTTATGCTCCCCTGCTCTCTatctactgttttcttttctttctgttttctttttcttcttcttcttcttttttttttttttttgagatggagtctcactgttgtcacccaggctggagtgcagtggcgtgatctcagctcactgcaacctctgcctcccaggttcaagtgattatcctgtctcagcctcccaagtagctgggattacaggcacccaccaccacacccagttaatttttgcatttttagaagagatggagtttcaccatgttggccagattggtctcaaacacctgacctcaggtgatccacctgccttggcctcccaaagtgctgggattacagacatgagccactgcacctggcctatctaCTGGTTTTCTTTTGATCCTATtagccacagggcctttgcatagCTGTTTAAACTCTTTTCACCTagttctcttattttttcttactcAGGGGAAGACTCATGACCTTCATAAACCAAATAATCCTACGCTAGCTTGCATATCCTCATGTTCCTTTTCTTAGCAGGACTTACAGctgtatttttacaatattttttgtaGGTAGTTGATTAATATCTGTGTTCTCATTAAACTGTAAGCTCCGCAAAGATGGGTTTTGTGTGTCCCCAGGACCTCGCACaagatgaatgagtgaattatgtgcgaatgaattaatgaacaagCGAGTAAGTAAATGATTGATTGAGGCAGTGAGTGAATCACTGAGGGACTAAAAAAATGAGTGAATGCTTGAATGTGGGCCGGGTTAGGGGTCTGGTGGCTTAGAAAAGGATCAACTCATGAATATTCTTTTATTGAATGAAAGAGGATGTGGTGTTTGAGGAAGGAAACTGTAGATAGCACACTATGGCTTGGGGCCAGGGGGAGGGTGCCCCACAGCATGGGGcaaggcaggaggcagggaggtaTGGTATCTGCCTGGAGCCAGGTGTGCTCCCTGCCTGATTCTTCAGCATCAGGCCCCTTCCCGGCCTCTGCTCCACCCAAGCCAGTTCCTTCttgtttctttcctgatttccccAAAGCCCAGGGGCCCCAGCCTGATGCCAGAGGCTGCTTTCTCTCTTACCTATTAATGGAACTGACACTGGGCACAGTGTCATTGTCACAGACGCCCTCAGCCAGGAGCCGGTCTCGGATCTCCCAGGCAAACATGGTAGGGTTCTGGCGTTTGTAGTCCCCAATCTTCTCCACCACCTTGGGGGTGGCCACCTTGGGCTTGGAGCCCCCTATCACTCCAGGACGGATGCTGCCAGTCTCGTAGTACCTACTCCAATAGAGAACCCCAAAGAATTACCCAATAAGCAGGTGGGGTCTTTAGACAGTGACTTAGCCAGAGCCTCCCTCCTCTCTAAGGCCTCTGGGGAGGGGTATGAGAGTGAAACGTGCCCCCAAGGCTGTCCTCAAATGCTTGATATGCATGGAACTATCTGTTTCCCTCGCATGGGTAGGTTCATGCTACTGCCAACCCAGCACCCTCCGCTAAAGGCCTCAccttggcttctctctctctcttccctctgacCAGTCTCTTGTGTCCTAGCACCTGCAACAGCCATCATATGGGACACAAAAGATTTCCCTTATAAGAAAGGAAATCTTGGTGTGCCTGATGTGTGAATGACAGGGGCACAGCAGTTTGCTCTATCCAGCTTCTCTTGGCTAAAGcacgaccttttttttttttttttttgagacagggtctcactctgtcacccaggctggagtgcatgggacaatcttggctcacttcaaactctgcctcctgggttcaagcgattctcctgccttagcttcccgagtagctgggattacaagcgcctgccaccacacccggctaatttttgtatttttagtagagacgggtttcactgagttggcctggctggtcttaaactcctgacctcaagtgaaacGCCcgcctttggcctcccaaagagctgggattacaggcatcagccaccagcCAATGACTGTTTTCTTCGGCCACTTAGAAAGCTAGCTGAGGTCACTGGACCCTCTGCTCTATCTTGCTGGTTCACCTTTGCTCCCTGCCCTGTCCAAGCTTGAGGCATATCCCTCACCCCCCGGTCGCTAGTTTTCTATCAGGTTTTAGCAGGTTCAAGTTGAAGCTTCTCCTCATGGACTCTGGAATCCTGACCTTGCTTGGATCCCCAGCCAGGTCTAGCTTGTTAAGCTGAGCCTCCTCTTCTGGGGCCtccacccttcccctccctttATCCTCCAAGTAGTTGCTTTGGCAGATCAACGGCCTATGTCAGCATATCCTCCTCTTCTTGTTGTAGAAACTGTCTGCTCTCATCTGCATGAAAAAGAATCTGGCTCTTTAAAACTCCATTCATCTGTTGCTTCCATCCGAGACTCATCTCCTCTGGGACACCACAGCCCATCACAGGAATCCCCTCTCCCAAGCCCAGCAAAGCATCACACCTTTCCCTAACTACTTCAGGAAGGGAGCCAGGGTTTTCACGGTTCAGAGAACAGTCCAGGTCCCTTTGCCTTGTCCAGGCCTCCTCCTAAATCCACCTAAGGGTCAGAGCAGGGGGACAGGCACGTGCACACAGAGCTGACTGGAAGCTCTGGCACAGAGGCGTTTTTAATGGAAGTGGCTTTGCAGACTGGAATCTGTGACTGTGTCAGCTCAGAAGCAGGCCTTTGCTGCTTCTGGTCTCTCCTGAACCTTTggttcagtggttctcaaccctggctgcagagAATTAGAGTCTCTGGCTGGGGACGGACGGGTTGGGGAGTTATAAACCAAAATTTGGGCCTATTTCCTTTaagttctgatttaattggtccgGGCTGGGGCATAAACAGTATTGCTATTTTTAGAATCAGCCTTCCTCAGGTGACGCTCATGTGCTGCCAGGGCTACGAAGCGCCGATCTGGGGTCTTGGGGAATTATAGTTTGAGAAGCATAAACTCAGATGTCCCTCTTTTAGGGGTTAGACCTTGGGAGCTCATCTGACTGTCTGTCCCCTCCCTAGTGGCCCAATTTCCCTAGGTCTCGGTAGGAGGAGGACCTTTGGggaagattctcctgccttagaagAAGAGAAGCCTACAGCAAATGAGACATAGAGcaaaagagaagaagggagagggagaaagtaaaaggataaatGGACAAAGAAAGAACGAAGGGCAGAAAACAGTAGAAACATGGTGGCGGGGTGGAGGCCCAGAAGGACCACCATAACTGTTCAGGTCTCAGGACCAAAGCTCGACATTGGGAGCAAATCCCTATTCCCCGGGAGGGGAATTCTCCAGCTGCCCTGACGTCAGCTGGAGAGGTCAAGCCCTGCAGGGAAGGCAGCCCGCGGTGAATTTCGTGCTTACCTGCCGAGGATCTTGCTGACGCAGCCATGGCTGACGCGGAGCTGGCGAGAGATGTCACAGGGCCTCACACCCTGGTGGGCCAGGTCTACAATGCGCTGGCGGACCACTTCTGGCAGGGGTCTGCCGTTCACAAAGGCCCCTCCCAGCTGGTTCAGCCCTCCATGGCCTAAGGAGACAATATTCCCAGGGACAGTTGTCAGGGCCAGGCAGGAGTTTGGGTGGGGATTAGCTATGAGAGCaggtgtaggggtgtgtgtgtgtgtgtgtttgactgTGACCACGAAATCCCACGGCCAGGCCCTGTGGGCCCCTCTGCAGTTCTTTCTCCCAGGATGCTGGCACAAATGGTATGTGATGCTCATCCCCCACGATGGGATGGTGTCACAGGAGCACCTTGGGCTTGGGGACTCTCCAGGCAGACTCAGCCCTTCACTCCAATTCACAATCCCctattttcttccctccctctgaaAAGTGTGTAAGGAGTTGAGGATGTGGGGTCTTCCCATGCCAATACTGAGCCGTTTGACCTTCAGAAAAACCCCTTCTCTTCTCAGagtctcttttccttttgtaaaatgaGGGCACAGGTGATTTTcacctttctccttctcctcatgGAACCAGATTTTAAACTACTACCCCattgagaaaaacaaatacaaaagaataaaagtagaaCCTCTCTGGTAGAGCTTGGGCAGAGAAGGCCTGAGCCCTATCTGTGGACTTCTGGCCTAAATGACCCCCAAGATCCCTTCTTTCTCTAACAGGCCAGAGCACCAGGGACCTGCTGCAGGGTCCTCACAGGCACAGATAGCACTGGGTTCCAGGATGGACATGGGGGCTACAGGCCACTGTGGAAATCTGTCCATGTCATGGATGGATATGTGTACACATTCCCTTAGCTGCTTTCCTGACTTGGCCTCTGCTCTCTGGCCCCAGCCTATGTTTCATTCTGAGCCCATCTATCCAGTCAAATCCATATGAATTGAGTgccaactatgtgccaggcactatacaGGTCCCTGACGATGCCAAGGTGAATAAGGCAGACATGATCCCTATTCTTCCCTCATGGGGTTAATTACAGTGAGGTCCCAGACCAGCAAACAACCAGTTAACATATTTTGTGACCACTTTTGGGACTGGTGACATGCAGAGAGTTATGGGAACCACTGGAGGGGAACTTGACTTGGCTCAAGGAAACACAGAAGGGTTCCTGAGGAGGTCTAAGCTGAGACTGAAGATAAACAGGTACTGGCCaagtgagggagagaggggagaaaactgttccaggcagtgggaacagAATGTGCAAAGACTCAGAGGCAAGAGGATACTTGTCTGTTAGATTTTCCAACATATTCAACTCTATAGTCCCTAGAACCATTTTGGGCTAATTTCAGGGCCgagatttctatttttctcatgaggagactggggctcagagagTTGTAGTGATCTGATTTATATGTGTTGTTTAACTCAGCTTATATGAGGAGGAGCTTGGATCCAACCAGAATTTAAGGCTCAGATCAGGGCTGCTCCTTGAGGGGAGCCCTGTTCTGGGGCTAGAGCTACACCTGGACGCTTGTCATTAGCATTGCTATTTTGTGCTGAACATGCCATGGTCTTTTCACAACGGGCAGGATTTGGTGATATGACTGGGAGGGTAGAGCCCTGGGGTATAGGAGTCAGGGAGCTGACAGGTAAGAAGGAAGAGCCAACCCCAGGCTTCTGTGTGAACCAGTTAAAGACTATTTATGGCCGAGGGTGGGAAGTGCCTTTGCTGGGCACACAGTGCCCATTATCACCCACTGACTTAGCACATTCAGAACTGCCTTGCAATGTCTCCTCAGGGGCCCAAGCTGTCTTCAGCAGAACACTGAATTTCCCTCTAATaaagggggtgggggctgggcatggtggctgacgtctgtaatcccagcactttgggaggctgaggcgggtggatcacctgaggtcgggggttcgagaccagcctaaccaacatggtgaaatcctgtctactgaaaatactaatactactactactactaataaaaactagctgggcatggtgatacatgcctgtaatcccagctactcggaggctgaggcagtagaatagcttgaaccccgaggtggaggttgcggtgagccgagatcgcatcatttcactccagcctgggcaacaagagtgaaactccgtctcaaaaaaaaggagggtGGGGGTGCTCTAAGCCTCTACCCTGGGCAATAAGTCAGGAGGAAAAGCCCTCTGGCCAAACACCCAGCAAGAAAGATGCAATGATCCATCTTCCTGGTGGAGACAACGGGTGAGCTTGGGTACAGCTTCCACCTGTGCCCATCCAGGCAAGCCTTCCTAGTGACTGCTTCTCCACTGGGGCTGGAAGAGTGCTTGGAGGGCCTTTAGGAGAGCCCAGATGGTGGGCAGAGCGGCCTTTGCCCAGTCCTAAGCCCATTCCTCTGGTCTTCACTGGCCAGAGTGCCATTTATGAATTGCTGCAGCCGTTTGCCCTCACTGCATCATTGTTGCCTTCCGGTTCTTTTGGGTCCAGGCACTGAACACAAGGGGGCGCCAGACAGCCACCCAAACACAGACAAGAGTCCAGCTTTGTCCTTATTTTCCAGAACTTTCCCTGCTGTATCCACTTAAACTTAGGTGTTTGTGCTGGGACCTCTACATCTGGAAGCGAGGTTTCTTAGAGGTGAGGGTTCTTCACCTCTACAAATGTGAAGCAGGTTTAAACAAATTCCATTTTGGGGTGGCATGAATTGGGTATTGTGCCTTAAAAAAATGACGCTGTAAGCTGTGTGGGCCATTGCCCTTAATTATTATGAAGGACTGACTCACATCCTTGGAAACCCAAACCCTGAGAGGTTATTTACCGTCATCAGCAAGCATTGTAGTGCTGGGAAAGATGCATTCACATTTCTGGCCCCTAAACTGAATT is a genomic window containing:
- the PAX8 gene encoding paired box protein Pax-8 isoform X14; the encoded protein is MPHNSIRSGHGGLNQLGGAFVNGRPLPEVVRQRIVDLAHQGVRPCDISRQLRVSHGCVSKILGRYYETGSIRPGVIGGSKPKVATPKVVEKIGDYKRQNPTMFAWEIRDRLLAEGVCDNDTVPSVSSINRIIRTKVQQPFNLPMDSCVATKSLSPGHTLIPSSAVTPPESPQSDSLGSTYSINGLLGIAQPGSDKRKMDDSDQDSCRLSIDSQSSSSGPRKHLRTDAFSQHHLEPLECPFERQHYPEAYASPSHTKGEQGLYPLPLLNSSLDDGKATLTPSNTPLGRNLSTHQTYPVVAAPPFWICSKSAPGSQPVPRSRPSMPFPMLPPCTGSSRARPSSQGERWWGPRCPDTHPTSPPADRAAMPPLPSQAWWQEVNTLAMPMATPPTPPTARPGASPTPAC
- the PAX8 gene encoding paired box protein Pax-8 isoform X5, coding for MVPAVDRCGNNRCTVLSQILLLCVTQKGHGGLNQLGGAFVNGRPLPEVVRQRIVDLAHQGVRPCDISRQLRVSHGCVSKILGSRYYETGSIRPGVIGGSKPKVATPKVVEKIGDYKRQNPTMFAWEIRDRLLAEGVCDNDTVPSVSSINRIIRTKVQQPFNLPMDSCVATKSLSPGHTLIPSSAVTPPESPQSDSLGSTYSINGLLGIAQPGSDKRKMDDSDQDSCRLSIDSQSSSSGPRKHLRTDAFSQHHLEPLECPFERQHYPEAYASPSHTKGEQGLYPLPLLNSSLDDGKATLTPSNTPLGRNLSTHQTYPVVAAPPFWICSKSAPGSQPVPRSRPSMPFPMLPPCTGSSRARPSSQGERWWGPRCPDTHPTSPPADRAAMPPLPSQAWWQVRRGLAGRGALHRGSIGARWDTRGKRHSVPYS
- the PAX8 gene encoding paired box protein Pax-8 isoform X11, producing the protein MVPAVDRCGNNRCTVLSQILLLCVTQKGHGGLNQLGGAFVNGRPLPEVVRQRIVDLAHQGVRPCDISRQLRVSHGCVSKILGSRYYETGSIRPGVIGGSKPKVATPKVVEKIGDYKRQNPTMFAWEIRDRLLAEGVCDNDTVPSVSSINRIIRTKVQQPFNLPMDSCVATKSLSPGHTLIPSSAVTPPESPQSDSLGSTYSINGLLGIAQPGSDKRKMDDSDQDSCRLSIDSQSSSSGPRKHLRTDAFSQHHLEPLECPFERQHYPEAYASPSHTKGEQGLYPLPLLNSSLDDGKATLTPSNTPLGRNLSTHQTYPVVAGREMVGPTLPGYPPHIPTSGQGSYASSAIAGMVAGSEYSGNAYGHTPYSSYSEAWRFPNSSLLSSPYYYSSTSRPSAPPTTATAFDHL
- the PAX8 gene encoding paired box protein Pax-8 isoform X16, with translation MPHNSIRSGHGGLNQLGGAFVNGRPLPEVVRQRIVDLAHQGVRPCDISRQLRVSHGCVSKILGRYYETGSIRPGVIGGSKPKVATPKVVEKIGDYKRQNPTMFAWEIRDRLLAEGVCDNDTVPSVSSINRIIRTKVQQPFNLPMDSCVATKSLSPGHTLIPSSAVTPPESPQSDSLGSTYSINGLLGIAQPGSDKRKMDDSDQDSCRLSIDSQSSSSGPRKHLRTDAFSQHHLEPLECPFERQHYPEAYASPSHTKGEQGLYPLPLLNSSLDDGKATLTPSNTPLGRNLSTHQTYPVVAGREMVGPTLPGYPPHIPTSGQGSYASSAIAGMVAGSEYSGNAYGHTPYSSYSEAWRFPNSSLLSSPYYYSSTSRPSAPPTTATAFDHL
- the PAX8 gene encoding paired box protein Pax-8 isoform X10; this encodes MPHNSIRSGHGGLNQLGGAFVNGRPLPEVVRQRIVDLAHQGVRPCDISRQLRVSHGCVSKILGRYYETGSIRPGVIGGSKPKVATPKVVEKIGDYKRQNPTMFAWEIRDRLLAEGVCDNDTVPSVSSINRIIRTKVQQPFNLPMDSCVATKSLSPGHTLIPSSAVTPPESPQSDSLGSTYSINGLLGIAQPGSDKRKMDDSDQDSCRLSIDSQSSSSGPRKHLRTDAFSQHHLEPLECPFERQHYPEAYASPSHTKGEQGLYPLPLLNSSLDDGKATLTPSNTPLGRNLSTHQTYPVVAAPPFWICSKSAPGSQPVPRSRPSMPFPMLPPCTGSSRARPSSQGERWWGPRCPDTHPTSPPADRAAMPPLPSQAWWQVRRGLAGRGALHRGSIGARWDTRGKRHSVPYS